The genomic interval TGTGGGAATCTCCCTTGTATCCTCTCTTATGGAGCTTGGGAGCATATCACTTGGAATGGCAAAAATATCTTTGATAGCTTTGATTTTATCAGCGGCAATATTCTCTTTGTGCTCACCTCTCTTGGCACATTACTTTTTGTGGGTTGGATTTTAAAAGATGAAGCAAAAAAAGAGTTAAGCAACAATGGCACACTTAATCCGCACCTTGTAAATATATGGTATGCGTATGTTAAATATATCTTGCCCTTCGTGATTGTGCTGATTTTTATCGCTGGTGTATTTCCTTACGCGCTTAATAGATTCTATTAATCTTTGATAATGAAAGTCTATTTTATACTTCTGCTTGCTTTATGCATAGGAATGAACGCGGATACTTTGCACGCACAAAGAAAAACGCACGCTCTTAGCATTTATGGCACACTCAAATATCCTCAAAACTTCACACATTTTGACTATGCTAATCCTAATGCTCCAAAAGGTGGCGCACTCAAAGGCTTTGCTCTTGGCACTTTTGATAGCCTCAATCCCTTTGTGCAAAAGGGCAATGCGGCTGCGGAGCTTAGCACACTTGTGTATAACACACTTACCATTCAAAGCCTAGATGAGCCTTTTAGCGAATATGGGCTAATTGCAGATTCTATGACAAGGGGGAGAGATTACATTATCTTTCATATCAACCCAAAGGCAAAATTTAGTGATGGTGTAAAGGTGAGCGCAAAAGATGTCGCATTTAGCTTTGAGACGCTAATGCAAAAGGGCAAGATAGAGTTTAAACGCTACTATGCTGATGTCAAAAGCGTCAAAGTGCTAAGTGAGAGCGAAGTGGCATTTTATTTTAAAAATGATTCTAACAAAGAGCTACCTTTAATCTTAGGGCAACTCCCTATTTTACCTGCTCATATTTATCTTAAAGAGGGCAAAAATACTTTTGGTGAGAATCCACTTCAAATCCCCATAGGAAGCGGCGCATATAGAGTGAAAAAATTTGATATAGGGCGCAGTATCATTTATGAACGCAACCCTCACTATTGGGCGCAAAATCACCCTACACAAAAGGGGGCATATAACTTTGATGAAGTCATTATAGAATATTATAAAGACCCTTCTGTGGCGCAAAATGCCTTCCTTGCTGGAGAATACGACTATCGCATAGAATCTTCAGCAAAAGTGTGGGCAAACGACTATGAGGGCAAGGCAAAAAAAGAGGGAAAAATCATTTTACAGAGCTTTAAACATCAGCTTCCAAGCACATTTCAAGGCTTTTTTTTCAATACGAGAAATCCTCTTTTTGCCGATATAAGAGTGCGGGAAGCCCTACTTTATGCGTTTGATTTTGAATGGAGTAATAAAAATTTATTTTTTAATCAATATGAACGCACGAAACATATTTTTAATAACTCCCCTTTTGCTTCCTCTGGCATTCCCACAGGCAGGGAAAAAGAGATTTTGGAAGAATATAAATTTAAGCTTAATCCTAGAATCTTTACCCAAAGCTATATTATCCCCCGCACAGATGGAGCAAAAGTGCGTGGGGAAAATTTAAGAGAGAATCTCAAATACGCAAGAGATTTACTTAAAAGTGCGGGATTTTATATTAAAAATGGCACACTTTATACGCCGCAAGGCAAACCTTTTACTTTTGAAATTCTTATATCGTATGAAGCTTTTGAGCGTATTTGCTTGCCTTTTGTAAAAAATCTCCAAAAGCTTGGCATTACTGCTACGATTAAAAAAGTAGATGATTCACAATATATTAATCGTGTGCGGCATTTCAAATATGATATGGTCATTGAGCTTTTAGGGCAAAGCCTTTTTCCGGGCAATGAGCAAAATTACTATTGGAGCTCTGCAGTGGCAGATACAAGTGGGAGTAAAAATTTTGCAGGCGTAAAAGATGCTGTGGTAGATGATTTAATTCAAAGATTATTAAATGCTACGAATGAAAAAGAGCGTATAGCCATTGGCAGAGCAATGGATAGAATCTTGCTTTGGGGATTCTATGCTATCCCACATTTTAACCTCCCTGCTTTTCGTGTGGCATATTGGCGCAAAATTGAAATGCCAACCATTACCCCACCTTATGGCATTGACCCATATTTATGGTGGGCGAGAGATACAAAAATGAATCCTACTAAGAAGCCAAAAAGCTAGGGACTGCTATAATGTTCCCCTTAAAACTTTTAAATATATTAAAGGAAAATTGTGTCAAAACACACTCCTAAAAAGCATTTAATTAATAAATACTCATCAAAGGAAATACAGGGGAGGGGTAGTAATAAATGAAGCATTATCTTGATTTTATTTCGTGTAAAGATTTAACAAATAATAGCCTTTTTGGATTCCTTAAGTGTAATGAAAATGAAGGAAAAATTTTGCAATTTATGGCAAAAGCCTTGCTTGAGGGTGAAATGGATTTTGTCGTGCATATATTACTTGCTAAAGTCTTCCCACACAAAGACACCTCAAGCACACAAGGTGAGCATAGCCTTGCATTTTTGCATCATATTCGTAATCTTATTGAGTTAGGTTGGATTACTCAAAGCTCATTCTTACAGCCCAAACTTACCGATATTGCATTACTTGAGCTCTATAATGATAATATTTGTCTCTCACACACCTTTTTGAAACTCCTTGAAGATGGCACGCTTAATGTTGATTTGCCCGAAATCACTCCCTATGAAGACCACCTTGAATATCTCAAAGACCGCTTTGCGCATATTGATTTACTTCATAAAATGAGTGGGCTTAAATTTTCGCAAAAAATAGATTCTCCCTCTCTTTTACGTGCAAATTATCGCCTTAAGCTCCTTGAAGATACTATCAACTCACGCTTAAAGCTTACAACTAAAGATATTAGTATTATCAAGCTTATCAAAGAACATCACTTAGAACAAAAAGAACAGATTATCTTTTTTGCCCTGCTCAAAGAAGAATATTCAAGTAGTGATGAGAATTTACGCGATATAAATGCTTTACTTGAGCTCATTAGCCTTGATGAGTATGACAAAATCAAACATCGCTCTTTACTTGATGAAAATTCTAATCTTGTGCAAAAGGGCTTAGTGGATTATGATGAATTGCTTAATCCTTTTGGGGGCATATCACGCACATTTTTTATCCCAGAAGAAATACTTCAAGATATCATTCACCCTAACAAAAAAAAGAAACGCGCTAAAATCAGTCTTGATTCTATTATCAAAGAGCAAGAGATTTTTGAGCTTGTGGAGCCAAAACAAAGCATTAATGATGTGATTTTGCACTCTCACACGCGTGAGATTTTGGACAATCTCTTAGCTCAAGTCAATAGCAATGTAATTTCTCTGCTTAGACTTTGGGGGATAAAAGATAAGAAAAAGGGCATTGATGCAAAAATTCTTCTTTATGGTGCAGCTGGCACAGGTAAAACCATTACTGCTCTAGCTTTGGCTAAAAGCCTTAAAAAGCAAGTGTTAAGCTTTGATTGTTCAAAGATTCTCTCTATGTATGTGGGAGAATCCGAAAAAAATGTGCGCAAAATTTTTGATAGCTACCAAGAAATTTGCAAAAAAATTAAAAATGAGCCTATTTTGCTCCTTGATGAAGCTGACCAATTCCTTAGCACGCGCGCAACTAGTGGCAATAGTGCAGATAAAATGCACAACCAAATGCAAAATATTTTTTTAGAGCAAATTGAGCGATTTGAGGGCATTTTGATTGCAACAACCAATCTTTTAGAAAACTTTGATAGCGCATTCTCGCGGCGATTTAATTATAAAATTGAATTTAAACGACCAAATAAAGAGCAAAGAATCGCTCTATGGCTTAAATATCTGCCAAAAAATGCAGATTTTGGAGAAGATTGCAAAGAAAATCTTGCCAATGCACTTGCAGAATATAACTTAAGTGGAGGACAGATTCACCTTATTGTTAAAAATACCGCTTATAAAGTCGCCACAAAAAAAGAGCCTATTTTCACACAACAAGATTTTATCACACATATCAAGGCTGAGCTTAGCGGAAATTTTGATAATGCTAAGAGTATGGGCTTTAGAAGTTAATTTGTTTTTTAGACTTTATTTTCTATAATACCTTAACTTCACTTACAAGGATACGATATGGATTGCTTTTTAACGGGGGGGGGGGCATAAGCTAGACATTGCTACACTTATTCCAATAATACTTTTTAAATCTCTGCCAATACTTGCTTATAATATCAAATATTATATAATCTCCATTGAACCTCTATTCTTTATACATCTCAACACATTCATACTTAAAATTATATTTAAGCTAACGAAGCTTTGTTGCTTGCAGAACTTTGTTGGCTTAAATGGCATATTGACCTTAAGGAGGATAAAATGAGAAAGGCATTTGCAATAGGGATTATATTTATCACATTATTCTTTAATATGAGTGAAGCAAGGGGAGCAAATGACAGGGTTATATGTAAAAATGCACAAGATGAGGAATGGTGGAGGAATATAGTATTTGGTAGTTTTGGTTATATAAAAGGAGATGAAATAGGCTATAATTGTAAGGTTGGCAATAATGCAGAAATTTGCAAGGAAATGAGAAAAATTTTCAAAGAAGCTTTATATAAACATAGAGAGGAATTATTATTAAGTGGAGAATGTGTTAAGGTAGATTTTAATAAGAAGAGTGCAGAATGAAAAACAGAATAAAACTCAAATTGGCGTTGGGAGTTAGTTTACTTGCATTATTTTTTAGTGTGAGCAAAGCAGATGCAAGAGTTGCGTGTCAAAATAAAGATAATGAAGT from Helicobacter hepaticus ATCC 51449 carries:
- a CDS encoding extracellular solute-binding protein: MNADTLHAQRKTHALSIYGTLKYPQNFTHFDYANPNAPKGGALKGFALGTFDSLNPFVQKGNAAAELSTLVYNTLTIQSLDEPFSEYGLIADSMTRGRDYIIFHINPKAKFSDGVKVSAKDVAFSFETLMQKGKIEFKRYYADVKSVKVLSESEVAFYFKNDSNKELPLILGQLPILPAHIYLKEGKNTFGENPLQIPIGSGAYRVKKFDIGRSIIYERNPHYWAQNHPTQKGAYNFDEVIIEYYKDPSVAQNAFLAGEYDYRIESSAKVWANDYEGKAKKEGKIILQSFKHQLPSTFQGFFFNTRNPLFADIRVREALLYAFDFEWSNKNLFFNQYERTKHIFNNSPFASSGIPTGREKEILEEYKFKLNPRIFTQSYIIPRTDGAKVRGENLRENLKYARDLLKSAGFYIKNGTLYTPQGKPFTFEILISYEAFERICLPFVKNLQKLGITATIKKVDDSQYINRVRHFKYDMVIELLGQSLFPGNEQNYYWSSAVADTSGSKNFAGVKDAVVDDLIQRLLNATNEKERIAIGRAMDRILLWGFYAIPHFNLPAFRVAYWRKIEMPTITPPYGIDPYLWWARDTKMNPTKKPKS
- a CDS encoding ATP-binding protein; the encoded protein is MKHYLDFISCKDLTNNSLFGFLKCNENEGKILQFMAKALLEGEMDFVVHILLAKVFPHKDTSSTQGEHSLAFLHHIRNLIELGWITQSSFLQPKLTDIALLELYNDNICLSHTFLKLLEDGTLNVDLPEITPYEDHLEYLKDRFAHIDLLHKMSGLKFSQKIDSPSLLRANYRLKLLEDTINSRLKLTTKDISIIKLIKEHHLEQKEQIIFFALLKEEYSSSDENLRDINALLELISLDEYDKIKHRSLLDENSNLVQKGLVDYDELLNPFGGISRTFFIPEEILQDIIHPNKKKKRAKISLDSIIKEQEIFELVEPKQSINDVILHSHTREILDNLLAQVNSNVISLLRLWGIKDKKKGIDAKILLYGAAGTGKTITALALAKSLKKQVLSFDCSKILSMYVGESEKNVRKIFDSYQEICKKIKNEPILLLDEADQFLSTRATSGNSADKMHNQMQNIFLEQIERFEGILIATTNLLENFDSAFSRRFNYKIEFKRPNKEQRIALWLKYLPKNADFGEDCKENLANALAEYNLSGGQIHLIVKNTAYKVATKKEPIFTQQDFITHIKAELSGNFDNAKSMGFRS